From one Lolium rigidum isolate FL_2022 chromosome 4, APGP_CSIRO_Lrig_0.1, whole genome shotgun sequence genomic stretch:
- the LOC124650158 gene encoding pentatricopeptide repeat-containing protein At3g12770-like, translating into MRPLPAFVAARLAAVRADPGGVPLPVFNSLLSAVASSHSHSHLPLHLFRRLLLPRRRPDAFTLSSLASSFLQLLSSRSRSHAAASLHAFSLRLGHLHADPVLTNSILLLYLRFSHSVTNALHLFDEMPVRTASTYNALISYSPPHASDIWPFLRRMVTDDRLTPDRFTLSALLSSSSMMSQHHGRELHCFAIKAGMCSNIDFHVTSGLVSMYCRVRQPRLARRVFDRMQRRNVVSWTAMVGGYAENGMFQDAVNAFRSMWLIDAILPNRIALISVLSACSGGLMGLAQGKQVHGFALRMGLYGEMSLNNALIDMYAKGGALRYARRVFDDDTCRKDIISWGSMLLGYGLHGMGAEAVALFDHMRASGVKPDSIIGLGVLSACCRAGLVLEGLEIYNSLLKDHKVQPTQEMSACVVDLLGRSGLIHHALDFIKSMTVQPGPSVWGALLDASVIHSNKEAQDLACKSLLTMEQGSPSNLVLVSNLYANSGRWNIVEQVRAKIKQGTLKKTPGRSWVKPAT; encoded by the coding sequence ATGCGTCCACTCCCGGCGTTTGTGGCAGCTCGCCTCGCCGCCGTCCGCGCGGACCCCGGCGGCGTCCCGCTCCCCGTCTTCAACTCCCTACTctccgccgtcgcctcctcccactcccACTCCCATCTCCCGCTCCACCTCttccggcgcctcctcctccctcgccgccgtccgGACGCCTTCACGCTATCCTCCCTCGCCTCCTCCTTCCTACAACTCCTCtcctcccgctcccgctcccacGCCGCCGCTTCTCTCCACGCCTTCTCCCTCCGCCTCGGTCACCTACACGCCGACCCCGTCCTTACCAACTCCatcctcctcctctacctccgCTTCTCCCACAGCGTCACCAACGCGCTccacctgttcgacgaaatgcccgTCCGCACCGCATCCACTTACAATGCGCTCATCTCCTACTCACCACCACACGCTTCTGACATCTGGCCCTTTCTGCGTCGCATGGTCACAGACGACAGGCTCACCCCGGACAGGTTCACGCTCTCGGCGCTTCTCTCTTCATCATCCATGATGTCCCAGCACCACGGCAGGGAACTGCACTGCTTTGCTATCAAGGCTGGGATGTGCAGCAATATCGATTTCCACGTTACCAGCGGGCTCGTCTCCATGTACTGCAGGGTTCGCCAGCCACGCCTTGCACGGCGGGTTTTCGACAGGATGCAGCGCAGAAATGTCGTTTCCTGGACAGCAATGGTGGGAGGGTATGCGGAGAATGGAATGTTTCAGGATGCAGTCAATGCTTTCCGATCAATGTGGCTGATCGATGCTATTCTGCcaaacaggattgccttgatcagtGTACTCTCTGCTTGTAGCGGCGGCCTCATGGGCTTGGCACAGGGTAAGCAAGTGCACGGTTTCGCACTGAGGATGGGGCTATACGGGGAGATGTCTCTCAACAATGCTCTCATTGACATGTATGCAAAGGGCGGGGCCTTGCGTTATGCAAGGCGTGTCTTCGACGATGATACTTGCCGCAAAGATATCATCTCATGGGGTTCAATGCTACTGGGTTACGGCCTTCACGGTATGGGTGCAGAAGCAGTTGCACTGTTTGATCATATGCGTGCTTCTGGGGTTAAGCCAGATAGCATAATTGGTCTGGGCGTGCTTTCAGCTTGCTGCAGGGCGGGCTTGGTGTTGGAGGGACTCGAGATATACAACTCCCTGCTCAAGGATCACAAAGTTCAACCAACCCAGGAGATGTCTGCCTGTGTAGTTGATTTACTGGGACGTTCTGGGCTCATTCACCATGCCTTGGACTTTATCAAGTCAATGACCGTACAGCCAGGACCTAGTGTTTGGGGAGCACTTCTGGATGCCTCTGTTATTCACAGTAACAAAGAAGCTCAAGACttggcttgcaaatctcttcttacAATGGAACAAGGAAGTCCATCAAATCTTGTCTTAGTATCTAACCTATATGCCAATTCTGGTAGGTGGAATATTGTTGAACAAGTGAGGGCAAAGATTAAACAGGGCACATTGAAGAAAACACCTGGGCGTAGTTGGGTAAAGCCAGCAACATAG
- the LOC124650454 gene encoding ent-copalyl diphosphate synthase 1, chloroplastic-like, which yields MAQPASMKLHLSPAVAVKVPFVHAGRPRPRALAKAGPCRALGKEDASHGVVEPAGTRGARRRTQATNVSSAAAAKGLQIDPVDKFQILKRQEEARVIPEAPGSEFQQPLIEQVRAMLGSMEDGEITVSGYDTAWVALVPRLDGGEGPEFPESLRWILDHQLPDGSWGDAALFSAYDRITNTLGCVVALTKWSLGSENCKRGLAFLEENIWRLAEEDPEEMPIGFEIAFPSTLETAKGLGIPFPYDHGVLQTIYANREIKLKKIPMEVMHSFPTTILHSLEGMPGVDWERILKLQSSDGSFLFSPSATAYALMQTGDAKCYEYINRMLKKFDGGVPNVYPVDLFENIWAVDRLERLGLSRYFKKEIKQCLDHVHRHWTEKGICWARNSEVQDVDDTAMAFRLMRLHGYDISPSVFEHFEKDGKFFAFVGQSTQAVTGMYNLNRASQVSFPGEDVLERAATFSHEFLRRRQAEGTICDKWIIAKDLPGEVEYTLDFPWYASLPRVEARFYIEQYGGEDDIWIGKTLYRMPLVNNNIYLDLAKRDFNRCQIQHQLEWHGLQKWFTENGLEAFGVTSGDVLKTYFLAAASIFEPNRATERLAWARVSVLANVISKYLRNDSSGNKVLEQFMHGSLYEGETDVSGLNGDAKEEIIVGALEKLVDLMAQEAPGDGTMYVNNLLRCAWIEWMMQQTNIEEDINGTTSVNQAESFMVHDKQTCLLLVKIIEICVGRIGEASSMVNSIDGTWFIQHASSICDTLHHKMLLSQDAEKNDAVIRHMDKKIRFDMQELAQNILRTDDDEPSSKTKQTFLSVVKSCYYATNCPSDILDKHVSKVIFEHII from the exons ATGGCGCAGCCAGCCAGCATGAAGCTCCACCTctcgccggcggtggcggtgaaGGTGCCGTTCGTCCACGCCGGGAGACCTCGGCCACGAGCTCTCGCCAAAGCAG GTCCATGCCGCGCCCTCGGCAAAGAAGATGCTAGCCATGGCGTGGTGGAACCCGCCGGCACGCGCGGCGCGAGGCGCAGGACGCAGGCCACCAACGTATCCAGTGCCGCTGCCGCTAAAG GGCTGCAAATCGACCCGGTCGACAAGTTTCAGATCCTAAAACGCCAGGAGGAAGCACGTGTCATTCCTGAG GCTCCCGGTTCAGAGTTCCAGCAACCACTGATCGAGCAGGTGAGGGCGATGCTGGGGTCGATGGAGGACGGCGAAATCACCGTGTCAGGCTACGACACCGCCTGGGTGGCCCTGGTGCCGAGGCTGGACGGCGGCGAGGGTCCCGAGTTCCCGGAAAGCCTCCGATGGATCCTAGACCACCAGCTTCCCGATGGCTCCTGGGGCGACGCGGCGCTCTTCTCCGCATATGATCGGATCACCAACACCCTCGGCTGCGTCGTGGCTCTCACCAAGTGGTCGCTTGGCTCCGAGAACTGCAAGAGAGGTCTAGCTTTTCTCGAGGAGAACATATGGAGGCTGGCAGAGGAAGACCCGGAGGAGATGCCCATCGGCTTCGAGATCGCTTTCCCTTCTACCCTGGAGACGGCCAAGGGCTTGGGCATTCCGTTTCCGTATGACCACGGGGTGCTGCAGACCATATATGCCAACAGAGAAATTAAGCTCAAGAA GATTCCGATGGAGGTGATGCACAGCTTCCCAACGACGATCCTGCACTCCCTCGAAGGGATGCCCGGGGTGGACTGGGAAAGGATTCTCAAGCTCCAGTCCAGCGAtggctccttcctcttctctccttccgCAACGGCCTACGCTCTCATGCAGACCGGTGATGCCAAGTGCTATGAATATATCAATAGAatgctcaagaaattcgatggaggGG TTCCCAACGTCTACCCGGTTGATCTCTTCGAGAACATCTGGGCCGTCGATCGATTGGAACGCCTCGGCCTCTCCCGCTACTTCAAGAAAGAAATCAAGCAGTGCCTGGACCATGTGCACAG ACACTGGACTGAAAAGGGGATCTGCTGGGCGAGGAACTCCGAGGTCCAGGATGTGGATGACACAGCCATGGCGTTCCGGCTAATGCGGCTGCACGGATACGACATCTCCCCAA GTGTGTTTGAGCATTTTGAGAAGGATGGCAAGTTCTTCGCTTTCGTGGGGCAGTCGACGCAGGCGGTCACCGGGATGTACAACCTCAACAGGGCCTCTCAAGTGAGTTTCCCTGGGGAGGATGTGCTGGAGCGCGCAGCCACATTCTCGCACGAGTTCCTTAGAAGAAGACAGGCCGAGGGAACCATCTGTGATAAATGGATCATTGCCAAGGATCTACCAGGCGAG GTAGAATATACATTGGACTTCCCATGGTATGCAAGCTTGCCACGCGTAGAAGCAAGATTCTACATAGAGCAATATGGTGGTGAGGATGATATCTGGATTGGGAAGACACTCTACAG GATGCCGCTTGTGAACAACAACATTTATCTTGACTTGGCAAAACGTGATTTCAACCGTTGCCAAATCCAGCATCAACTTGAGTGGCATGGCCTACAAAA ATGGTTCACTGAAAATGGCCTCGAGGCTTTTGGGGTGACTTCAGGAGATGTTTTAAAGACTTATTTTCTGGCCGCCGCTTCCATATTTGAACCAAACCGTGCGACGGAACGACTTGCATGGGCCAGGGTGTCAGTTCTCGCCAACGTTATTTCTAAATACCTTCGCAACGATTCGTCGGGTAATAAAGTGCTGGAACAGTTTATGCATGGCAGTCTCTATGAAGGAGAAACTGATGTATCCGG GCTTAATGGAGATGCAAAAGAAGAAATTATTGTTGGTGCCCTTGAGAAACTTGTTGATTTAATGGCACAAGAGGCACCTGGTGACGGAACGATGTACGTCAACAATTTGCTGCGTTGCGCT TGGATTGAATGGATGATGCAGCAAACAAATATTGAAGAAGACATAAATGGTACGACAAGTGTTAACCAAGCAGAGTCCTTCATGGTCCATGACAAACAAACATGTTTGCTTCTAGTTAAAATTATCGAGATTTGTGTTGGACGAATCGGTGAAGCATCATCTATGGTGAATAGTATAGACGGTACTTGGTTTATTCAACACGCGTCCTCTATTTGTGACACTCTTCACCACAAGATGTTACTCTCCCAG GATGCTGAGAAGAACGATGCAGTAATAAGACATATGGACAAGAAAATTCGGTTCGACATGCAAGAACTTGCCCAAAATATTCTTCGGACTGATGATGATGAACCAAGTAGCAAGACGAAGCAGACCTTCCTGAGTGTTGTGAAAAGTTGTTACTATGCTACCAATTGCCCATCCGACATCTTGGATAAACATGTTTCGAAAGTTATTTTTGAACATATTATTTGA